In Carassius carassius chromosome 7, fCarCar2.1, whole genome shotgun sequence, one genomic interval encodes:
- the LOC132142968 gene encoding uncharacterized protein LOC132142968 isoform X2, producing MSFTATPGHHGPWVHPQRRTRAGSRATTSPPPAFDISIRNRFAPLRETGRDAVIIGDSIVRHVSATLAEGKVHTHCLPGARVLDVSAQIPAILKVDESPRAVVLHAGVNDTTLRLTETLKRDFSSLIETVRSTTPAATIVVSGPLPTYRRGHERLFRADGLHPSRIGAELLSDNISRTLRSM from the exons atgtccttcactgcgacgccgggacaccacggaccctgggtgcatccacagcggaggacgcgagccgggtcccgggcgacgacttctccccctcctgccttcgacatctccatccggaaccgcttcgctcccctccgcgagacaggacgcgacgctgtgatcatcggagactccatcgtccgacacgtaagtgctacgttagccgaaggtaaagtgcacactcattgtttgcctggtgctcgtgttctcgatgtttctgcacagatacccgcgatcctgaaggtcgacgagagccccagagcggtcgtgcttcacgccggggttaacgacaccacgctgcggctgacggagacgctgaagagggacttcagcagcctgatcgagacggttcgcagcacgacgcccgcggcgacgatcgtcgtgtcaggaccattgcccacgtatcgacgaggacacgaaag gctgtttcgcgctgatggattacaccccagcagaatcggagcggagctgctctctgacaacatctccaggacacttcgctccatgtga
- the LOC132142968 gene encoding uncharacterized protein LOC132142968 isoform X1 gives MSFTATPGHHGPWVHPQRRTRAGSRATTSPPPAFDISIRNRFAPLRETGRDAVIIGDSIVRHVSATLAEGKVHTHCLPGARVLDVSAQIPAILKVDESPRAVVLHAGVNDTTLRLTETLKRDFSSLIETVRSTTPAATIVVSGPLPTYRRGHERFSRLFALNEWLLSWCKEQKLLFVNNWNLFWERPRLFRADGLHPSRIGAELLSDNISRTLRSM, from the coding sequence atgtccttcactgcgacgccgggacaccacggaccctgggtgcatccacagcggaggacgcgagccgggtcccgggcgacgacttctccccctcctgccttcgacatctccatccggaaccgcttcgctcccctccgcgagacaggacgcgacgctgtgatcatcggagactccatcgtccgacacgtaagtgctacgttagccgaaggtaaagtgcacactcattgtttgcctggtgctcgtgttctcgatgtttctgcacagatacccgcgatcctgaaggtcgacgagagccccagagcggtcgtgcttcacgccggggttaacgacaccacgctgcggctgacggagacgctgaagagggacttcagcagcctgatcgagacggttcgcagcacgacgcccgcggcgacgatcgtcgtgtcaggaccattgcccacgtatcgacgaggacacgaaaggttcagtagactttttgctttaaatgaatggttgttgtcatggtgtaaagaacagaaactgctatttgttaataactggaatcttttctgggagcgtcctaggctgtttcgcgctgatggattacaccccagcagaatcggagcggagctgctctctgacaacatctccaggacacttcgctccatgtga